In Actinacidiphila yeochonensis CN732, a genomic segment contains:
- a CDS encoding DUF1206 domain-containing protein encodes MSTHTYKRGTSQAAGPLRDLLGPAGRAGFTARGVIYLLVGFLAARIAFGDGDRAADRQGALRQIGQQPFGTFLLWLLAVGLAGMALWRGAQAAAGGEGAGKRAAGAARAVFYAVVCWGTATYAAGVGGGSGSDQQSKDWTATVLKLPAGRWLAGAAGVGLCAAGLAVAVRAVRRTFLKKLETARMGRRTRMAVTVAGACGGAARGAVYAGAGVFVVVAAVRFDPHRAKGMDDTLRAFAHTPAGPWLLVAVAAGLALFGVFSFASARWRRL; translated from the coding sequence ATGTCGACACACACGTACAAACGGGGCACCTCCCAGGCTGCGGGACCGCTGCGGGACCTGCTCGGGCCCGCCGGCCGGGCCGGCTTCACCGCGCGGGGCGTGATCTACCTGCTCGTCGGCTTCCTCGCGGCACGGATCGCCTTCGGCGACGGCGACAGGGCGGCGGACCGCCAGGGCGCACTCCGGCAGATCGGCCAACAGCCCTTCGGCACCTTCCTGTTGTGGCTGCTGGCAGTGGGTCTGGCGGGCATGGCACTGTGGCGCGGGGCGCAGGCCGCGGCCGGCGGCGAGGGGGCCGGCAAGCGCGCGGCGGGCGCGGCCCGGGCGGTCTTCTACGCCGTGGTGTGCTGGGGCACCGCGACGTACGCGGCCGGCGTCGGCGGCGGTTCGGGCAGCGACCAGCAGTCGAAGGACTGGACGGCCACCGTGCTGAAGCTGCCCGCGGGCCGCTGGCTGGCCGGCGCCGCCGGGGTGGGGTTGTGCGCGGCGGGCCTGGCGGTCGCGGTGCGCGCCGTGCGCCGGACGTTCCTGAAGAAGCTGGAGACGGCGCGGATGGGTCGGCGCACCCGGATGGCGGTCACCGTGGCGGGTGCCTGCGGCGGGGCCGCGCGGGGCGCGGTGTACGCGGGGGCGGGCGTCTTCGTGGTGGTCGCGGCGGTCCGCTTCGACCCGCACCGGGCCAAGGGGATGGACGACACGCTGCGGGCCTTCGCGCACACCCCGGCGGGGCCGTGGCTGCTGGTCGCGGTGGCCGCCGGGCTGGCCCTGTTCGGCGTGTTCTCCTTCGCCTCGGCGCGCTGGCGCAGGCTGTGA
- a CDS encoding GlsB/YeaQ/YmgE family stress response membrane protein, with protein sequence MTILWAIIAGLVIGLLARLVLPGRQPIPLWATIVIGIIGGLIGNGLAGAFNVADTSGVDWIRHGLQVGAAAVLIALVTPLWTGRRRV encoded by the coding sequence ATGACCATCCTGTGGGCAATCATCGCCGGTCTGGTGATCGGTCTGCTGGCGCGACTCGTGCTGCCCGGGCGGCAGCCGATCCCGCTGTGGGCGACGATCGTCATCGGCATCATCGGCGGCCTGATCGGCAACGGCCTGGCCGGGGCGTTCAACGTGGCCGACACCAGCGGTGTCGACTGGATACGGCACGGCCTCCAGGTCGGTGCGGCAGCGGTCCTCATCGCGCTGGTCACGCCGCTGTGGACCGGCCGGCGCAGGGTGTGA
- a CDS encoding MFS transporter: MELLVTLAAAPPRAGAVVGVLAGAGITVSLMQTLVIPLIPDLPALLHTGTANASWAITSTLLAAAVATPVAGRLGDLFGKRHVLVASTLLLVVGSVLCALTSSLGPMVVGRTLQGMGAGVIPLGISIMRDVLPPERLGGAIALMSSSLGVGGAFGLPLSAVIAQHADWHVLFWASAGLGLVVTVLLLTVVPAPRPSAAGRFDAVGAVGLGAALVCLLLPVSKGGDWGWASGTTLGLFGAAVVLLLVWGWWELRSRSPLVDLRTTARPQVLLTNLASVVVGFAMYASSLVAPQLLELPKATGYGLGQSLTSAGLWLVPSGLAMMAVSPLGARLSAAYGPKVSLCAGSVVICAGYLVALPLMGWTWGVLVFSAVTSAGIGLAYAAMPSLIMGAVPVADTAAANGLNTLMRSIGTSSSSAVIGVVTAHMTRTFGGQPVPSEGAFHTAFVIAGGAALVAALVTLAIPAGRPVRPKAPSPSTEQAQAGA, from the coding sequence ATGGAGCTCCTCGTGACACTCGCGGCAGCCCCGCCGCGCGCCGGCGCCGTGGTCGGCGTCCTGGCCGGCGCGGGCATCACGGTCTCGCTGATGCAGACCCTGGTCATCCCGCTCATCCCGGACCTGCCCGCCCTGCTCCACACGGGCACCGCCAACGCCTCCTGGGCGATCACCTCCACCCTGCTGGCCGCCGCCGTGGCCACGCCCGTCGCCGGCCGCCTGGGCGACCTGTTCGGCAAGCGGCACGTCCTGGTGGCCAGCACCCTGCTGCTGGTGGTCGGCTCGGTGCTCTGCGCGCTGACCAGTTCGCTGGGCCCGATGGTGGTCGGCCGCACCCTCCAGGGCATGGGCGCGGGGGTGATCCCGCTGGGCATCAGCATCATGCGGGACGTGCTGCCGCCCGAACGCCTGGGCGGCGCCATCGCGTTGATGAGTTCGTCGCTCGGCGTGGGCGGCGCCTTCGGGCTGCCGCTGTCCGCCGTGATCGCGCAGCACGCCGACTGGCACGTGCTGTTCTGGGCGTCCGCCGGCCTCGGGCTGGTGGTCACCGTGCTGCTGCTGACGGTCGTGCCGGCGCCGCGGCCCAGCGCCGCCGGGCGGTTCGACGCGGTCGGCGCGGTCGGGTTGGGGGCCGCCCTGGTCTGCCTGCTGCTGCCGGTCTCCAAGGGCGGCGACTGGGGCTGGGCCTCCGGCACCACCCTGGGGCTGTTCGGCGCGGCCGTCGTGCTGCTGCTGGTGTGGGGGTGGTGGGAGCTGCGGTCCCGCTCGCCGCTGGTCGACCTGCGCACCACGGCCCGACCGCAGGTGCTGCTGACCAACCTCGCCTCGGTGGTGGTCGGCTTCGCGATGTACGCCTCGTCGCTGGTCGCCCCGCAGCTGCTGGAGCTGCCGAAGGCGACCGGCTACGGCCTGGGCCAGTCGCTGACGAGCGCCGGCCTGTGGCTGGTGCCGTCCGGCCTGGCGATGATGGCGGTCTCGCCGCTCGGCGCCCGGCTGTCGGCGGCGTACGGGCCGAAGGTCTCGCTGTGCGCCGGGTCCGTGGTGATCTGCGCCGGCTACCTGGTGGCACTGCCGCTGATGGGCTGGACATGGGGGGTGCTGGTCTTCTCGGCCGTCACCAGCGCCGGCATCGGCCTGGCCTACGCCGCGATGCCCTCGCTCATCATGGGCGCGGTCCCGGTCGCGGACACCGCCGCCGCCAACGGCCTCAACACGCTCATGCGCTCCATCGGCACCTCCTCGTCCAGCGCGGTGATCGGGGTGGTGACCGCCCACATGACCCGGACGTTCGGCGGGCAGCCGGTGCCGTCCGAGGGCGCCTTCCACACGGCGTTCGTCATCGCGGGCGGCGCCGCGCTGGTGGCCGCGCTGGTCACGCTGGCCATTCCGGCCGGCCGTCCGGTCCGGCCGAAGGCACCGTCACCCAGCACGGAGCAGGCCCAGGCGGGCGCCTGA
- a CDS encoding MarR family winged helix-turn-helix transcriptional regulator, whose protein sequence is MSETEKQQVARPEIVELEQELMLVGRHSVLRGQSAASPEPEAHLERSAYILLSRIEVDGPQSIGQLAEAFGLDTSTVNRQTAAMLRSGLAERISDPEGGLARKLRITPEGARRMRAYRAWVVTGLSDLLSDWNRHDVSAFSGYLARFNSAIEGREGRPWPRPAG, encoded by the coding sequence ATGAGCGAGACGGAGAAGCAGCAGGTCGCACGGCCCGAGATCGTCGAGCTTGAGCAGGAGCTCATGCTCGTCGGCCGGCACAGCGTGCTGAGGGGCCAGAGCGCCGCCTCGCCGGAGCCGGAGGCGCACCTGGAGCGCTCGGCGTACATCCTGCTCAGCCGGATCGAGGTCGACGGGCCGCAGTCGATCGGCCAGCTCGCCGAGGCGTTCGGCCTGGACACCTCGACGGTCAACCGGCAGACCGCCGCGATGCTCCGCTCCGGGCTCGCCGAGCGCATCTCCGACCCCGAAGGCGGCCTGGCCCGCAAGCTGCGGATCACCCCCGAGGGTGCCCGGCGGATGCGCGCCTACCGCGCCTGGGTGGTCACCGGCCTCTCCGACCTGCTCTCCGACTGGAACCGCCACGACGTCTCGGCGTTCAGCGGCTACCTCGCCCGGTTCAACTCCGCGATCGAGGGCCGCGAAGGCCGCCCCTGGCCCCGCCCGGCCGGCTGA
- a CDS encoding ArsR/SmtB family transcription factor gives MSSGAARPGAPSQDGLRSAAAAFGLLASPLRLHLVWLLSQGDRDVTGLAERVGASLPAVSQHLAKLKLAGLVRCRREGRRQVYLVDDPAVVTVVRVMLAQLAEQAAPASAATAGRVGVGT, from the coding sequence GTGAGCAGTGGAGCCGCGCGGCCCGGCGCCCCCAGCCAGGACGGCCTGCGCAGCGCGGCGGCGGCGTTCGGCCTGCTGGCCTCGCCGCTGCGGCTGCACCTCGTCTGGCTGCTCTCCCAGGGCGACCGCGACGTGACCGGCCTCGCGGAGCGGGTCGGCGCCTCGCTGCCGGCGGTCAGCCAGCACCTGGCCAAGCTCAAGCTGGCGGGGCTGGTGCGCTGCCGGCGCGAGGGCCGGCGCCAGGTCTACCTGGTGGACGATCCGGCGGTGGTGACGGTGGTGCGGGTGATGCTCGCCCAGCTCGCCGAGCAGGCCGCGCCCGCATCCGCCGCGACGGCGGGCCGGGTCGGGGTCGGCACCTGA
- a CDS encoding LCP family protein, translated as MLLLVTAGGGYWLYHHLNGNLTSVSITDGTGKNAAGTEKADAFGRTPINILVMGSDGRTSAADCKLGGGCSTTGVQTGQNADVEMVLHISADRSNATVMSIPRDTITQVPECTNPKTGTHTGGYEGMINSALAYGQACQVATVHKLTGIPIDHFIQVDFSGVVDMSDAVGGVSVCVDADVYDTYSHLKLSKGTHTLKGDGALEFLRSRHGFGDGSDLGRTYSQHIFLSSLMRKFKSAGTLTNPKALFDLANAATKALTVDTKLGSVDKLIGLAKDINKVPADRMTFTTMQTGTDAADKNRVIPAASAQTLFDTIANDQSLTTASGGKSAAAKATASPTASSVPAGQIAVQVENGTATQIPGRAGAVATALVGKGFTQAATSGDAPATESTTLTYGPGQKAEAQEVASALGLSATHLKQGTAAGLTLVVGSDWTSGTVFPGGTGKAARPTPRPP; from the coding sequence GTGCTGCTGCTGGTCACCGCCGGCGGCGGCTACTGGCTCTACCACCACCTCAACGGCAACCTCACCTCCGTCTCCATCACCGACGGCACCGGGAAGAACGCGGCCGGCACGGAGAAGGCGGACGCCTTCGGCCGTACCCCGATCAACATCCTGGTGATGGGCAGCGACGGGCGCACCAGCGCCGCGGACTGCAAGCTCGGCGGCGGCTGCTCCACGACCGGTGTGCAGACCGGCCAGAACGCCGACGTGGAGATGGTCCTGCACATATCCGCCGACCGCTCCAACGCGACGGTGATGAGCATCCCGCGCGACACGATCACCCAGGTGCCCGAGTGCACCAACCCCAAGACCGGCACCCACACCGGCGGTTACGAGGGCATGATCAACAGCGCCCTCGCCTACGGGCAGGCCTGCCAGGTCGCCACCGTGCACAAGCTGACCGGGATACCCATCGACCACTTCATCCAGGTCGACTTCTCCGGCGTGGTGGACATGTCCGACGCCGTCGGCGGCGTGTCGGTGTGCGTGGACGCCGACGTCTACGACACCTACTCCCACCTGAAGCTCTCCAAGGGCACCCACACCCTCAAGGGCGACGGCGCCCTGGAGTTCCTGCGCTCCCGGCACGGCTTCGGCGACGGCAGCGACCTCGGCCGCACCTACTCCCAGCACATCTTCCTCAGCTCGCTGATGCGCAAGTTCAAGAGCGCCGGCACCCTGACCAACCCGAAGGCCCTGTTCGACCTCGCCAACGCCGCCACGAAGGCGCTCACCGTCGACACCAAGCTCGGCAGCGTCGACAAGCTGATCGGCCTGGCGAAGGACATCAACAAGGTGCCGGCCGACCGCATGACGTTCACCACCATGCAGACCGGCACCGACGCCGCGGACAAGAACCGGGTCATCCCGGCCGCCTCGGCCCAGACGCTCTTCGACACCATCGCCAACGACCAGTCGCTGACCACCGCCTCGGGCGGCAAGTCCGCGGCCGCGAAGGCCACCGCCTCGCCGACCGCCAGCTCGGTGCCGGCCGGGCAGATCGCCGTCCAGGTCGAGAACGGCACCGCCACCCAGATCCCCGGCCGCGCCGGCGCGGTCGCGACGGCCCTGGTCGGCAAGGGCTTCACCCAGGCGGCCACCAGCGGCGACGCCCCGGCCACCGAGTCCACCACCCTCACCTACGGCCCCGGTCAGAAGGCGGAGGCACAGGAGGTGGCGAGCGCGCTGGGCCTGTCCGCCACGCACCTGAAGCAGGGCACCGCCGCCGGGCTGACCCTGGTGGTCGGCTCCGACTGGACCTCCGGCACCGTCTTCCCCGGCGGCACCGGCAAGGCGGCCCGGCCGACACCAAGGCCGCCCTGA
- a CDS encoding GlsB/YeaQ/YmgE family stress response membrane protein → MGFLGWIILGLLAGAIAKLLLPGRDPGGVLGTTVIGVVGAFVGGWISAHFLHRPVGHHFYDPKTWLAAVGGSLVLLVLYRVFFGDSRARR, encoded by the coding sequence ATGGGCTTCCTCGGCTGGATCATCCTGGGCCTGCTGGCCGGCGCCATCGCGAAGCTGCTGCTGCCCGGCCGCGACCCCGGAGGGGTGCTCGGCACCACGGTCATCGGCGTCGTGGGCGCCTTCGTGGGCGGCTGGATCTCCGCCCACTTCCTGCACCGTCCGGTGGGGCACCACTTCTACGACCCGAAGACGTGGCTGGCGGCCGTCGGCGGCTCCCTGGTGCTGCTCGTCCTCTACCGCGTGTTCTTCGGCGACTCGCGCGCCCGGCGCTGA
- a CDS encoding SpoIIE family protein phosphatase, with translation MAGFGGAPERSAAPADRTTGVATAGPAVGPAAAVVDSRGTVIGWTPSAERTFGYTAADVVGRSAALLLAGRDPDGQLARWVERPAAARSPWSAAVLVRLRDGTTTRMTVEAVPLAGEPRDHWFVTAIDPSGLAAWPPRHAPVAATLLSRAPLGLSVWDPELRCIWVNPRAAAQDVRLRRPRLGQHITDIARGREGRAVAAAMRAVLETGEPVIEREYTWRVPGEDEDRVLSATYFRVDGPDGRPIGVCNMATDIDKSLARQHLLALSEVGNRIGTSLDVTRTAQELADAAVPLLADFVTVDLGEAVLLGEEPPLGRPRSPAARSPVIRRVGLASVQEGVPEAAWQVGDEIYVPPSSPFSRALESGRSHFEPVMDTSPGTWVDQDPRRADLLAEHGMHSMIIVPLKARGMILGQSVLTRGRDRVPFSRDDLLLIEEFAGRAALSLDNARRYTRERAAAVALQRNLLPRDLSGGAGAELAFRYLPADVHEGVGGDWFDAVLLPAGRVGLVVGDVVGHGIDAAALMGQLRTVMATLADLDLPPETVLARLDRRVVLMAGQDGLGEGEETGPDPDGNGGGTAVGAGPVMSCTCVYAVYDPVSRRCTIASAGHPPPIVLRPDGRAEVMEVPPGPPIGLGTMAYESASFELPEGSVIALYTDGLVETRTADLDVGLGRLKDALSAGAPTLEELASRVVTAMGPHVWRRTAEGPGGATSARSAEDDIALLLARTRVLTAEQAEAQRRR, from the coding sequence ATGGCCGGATTCGGCGGGGCGCCGGAGCGCTCCGCGGCGCCCGCCGACCGGACGACCGGCGTGGCCACGGCCGGGCCGGCGGTGGGCCCCGCGGCGGCCGTCGTCGACTCCCGGGGGACCGTCATCGGCTGGACCCCCTCGGCCGAGCGGACCTTCGGCTACACCGCGGCCGACGTGGTCGGACGGTCCGCCGCGCTGCTACTGGCCGGGCGCGACCCGGACGGGCAGCTGGCCCGCTGGGTGGAGCGGCCCGCGGCCGCGCGCAGCCCCTGGTCGGCCGCGGTCCTGGTGCGCCTCCGCGACGGCACGACGACCCGGATGACCGTCGAGGCGGTGCCGCTGGCCGGCGAGCCGCGCGACCACTGGTTCGTCACGGCGATCGACCCCTCGGGTCTGGCGGCGTGGCCGCCGCGGCACGCGCCGGTCGCCGCGACCCTGCTCTCCCGCGCCCCGCTCGGGCTGTCCGTGTGGGACCCCGAACTGCGCTGCATCTGGGTGAACCCCCGCGCCGCCGCCCAGGACGTGCGGCTGCGCCGCCCCCGGCTGGGCCAGCACATCACGGACATCGCGCGGGGGCGCGAGGGGCGGGCCGTGGCCGCCGCCATGCGCGCGGTGCTGGAGACCGGGGAGCCGGTGATCGAGCGCGAGTACACCTGGCGGGTACCCGGTGAGGACGAGGACCGGGTCCTGTCGGCGACCTACTTCCGGGTGGACGGGCCCGACGGGCGCCCGATCGGCGTCTGCAACATGGCCACCGACATCGACAAGTCCCTCGCCCGCCAGCACCTGCTGGCGCTCAGCGAGGTCGGCAACCGGATCGGCACCAGCCTGGACGTCACCCGGACGGCCCAGGAACTCGCCGACGCGGCCGTTCCCCTGCTGGCCGACTTCGTCACCGTCGACCTCGGCGAGGCCGTGCTGCTGGGGGAGGAGCCGCCGCTGGGCCGGCCGCGCTCCCCGGCCGCCCGTTCCCCGGTGATCCGCCGGGTCGGCCTGGCCTCCGTCCAGGAGGGGGTGCCCGAGGCGGCCTGGCAGGTGGGCGACGAGATCTACGTACCGCCGTCGTCCCCGTTCAGCCGGGCCCTGGAGTCCGGGCGGTCCCACTTCGAGCCCGTCATGGACACCTCGCCGGGCACCTGGGTGGACCAGGACCCGCGCCGGGCCGACCTGCTGGCCGAGCACGGCATGCACTCGATGATCATCGTCCCGCTCAAGGCCCGCGGCATGATCCTCGGCCAGTCCGTCCTCACCCGCGGCCGCGACCGGGTGCCGTTCTCCCGCGACGACCTGCTGCTGATCGAGGAGTTCGCCGGGCGCGCCGCCCTCAGCCTGGACAACGCCCGCCGCTACACCCGGGAGCGGGCCGCCGCCGTCGCCCTCCAGCGCAACCTGCTGCCCCGCGACCTGTCCGGCGGCGCGGGCGCCGAGCTGGCCTTCCGCTACCTGCCAGCCGACGTGCACGAGGGTGTCGGGGGCGACTGGTTCGACGCGGTGCTGCTGCCCGCCGGGCGGGTCGGCCTGGTGGTGGGGGACGTGGTCGGGCACGGCATCGACGCGGCGGCCCTGATGGGGCAGCTGCGGACCGTCATGGCCACGCTCGCCGACCTGGACCTGCCCCCGGAGACGGTACTGGCCCGGCTCGACCGGCGGGTCGTCCTCATGGCCGGGCAGGACGGCCTGGGTGAGGGCGAGGAAACCGGCCCGGACCCGGACGGGAACGGCGGCGGCACGGCCGTCGGGGCCGGGCCGGTGATGAGCTGCACCTGCGTGTACGCGGTGTACGACCCGGTCAGCCGCCGCTGCACGATCGCGTCCGCCGGGCACCCGCCGCCGATCGTGCTGCGTCCGGACGGCCGGGCCGAGGTGATGGAGGTGCCGCCCGGGCCGCCGATCGGCCTGGGCACCATGGCGTACGAGTCGGCCAGCTTCGAGCTGCCCGAGGGCAGCGTGATCGCCCTCTACACCGACGGCCTGGTCGAGACCCGCACCGCCGACCTCGACGTGGGGCTCGGCCGGCTCAAGGACGCGCTCTCCGCGGGCGCTCCCACGTTGGAGGAACTCGCGTCGCGCGTGGTCACGGCCATGGGCCCGCACGTGTGGCGGCGCACCGCCGAGGGGCCCGGCGGCGCCACCTCTGCCCGTTCCGCGGAGGACGACATCGCGCTGCTGCTGGCCCGCACCCGGGTGCTCACCGCCGAGCAGGCCGAGGCCCAGCGGCGGCGGTGA
- a CDS encoding MarR family winged helix-turn-helix transcriptional regulator — protein MSGERESTEPRGGVAFLLAQLGAHGAQLFAGRTAELDLTPAQAGLLRLLASSPGRSQRELADELGMPPSRFVPFADKLEERGLIERRRNASDRRLYALHLTDKGQDLFAELREAGAAHEREMCQGLTPQERGLLVELLGRVARQQRLAPGVHPGYRSLRG, from the coding sequence ATGAGTGGTGAGCGTGAGAGCACGGAGCCCCGGGGCGGCGTCGCCTTCCTGCTTGCCCAGTTGGGGGCGCACGGGGCCCAGCTGTTCGCGGGGCGGACCGCCGAGCTCGACCTGACGCCCGCGCAGGCCGGCCTCCTGCGCCTGCTGGCGAGCTCGCCCGGGCGAAGCCAGCGCGAGCTCGCGGACGAACTGGGAATGCCGCCCAGCCGCTTCGTGCCGTTCGCCGACAAGCTGGAGGAGCGCGGGCTCATCGAGCGCCGCCGCAATGCCAGTGACCGCCGCCTGTACGCCCTGCACCTGACCGACAAGGGGCAGGACCTGTTCGCCGAGCTCCGCGAGGCGGGCGCGGCCCACGAGCGGGAGATGTGCCAGGGGCTCACCCCGCAGGAACGCGGGCTGCTGGTCGAGCTGCTGGGGCGCGTCGCCCGGCAGCAGCGGCTGGCCCCCGGCGTGCACCCGGGCTACCGGTCGCTTCGGGGCTGA
- a CDS encoding NUDIX hydrolase family protein, with amino-acid sequence MTETTPAWLSTDELESTRARMPILYVDAVPVRVDDSGEVTHVGLLLRIGPDGTVSRTLVSGRVLHHERVRDALLRHLEKDLGPVALPRVPASPQPFTVAEYFPTPGITPYHDPRQHAVSLAYVVPVAGDCRPRQDALDLVWFTPQEAASPQVQLEMPGGHGVLLKQALAHVGCLS; translated from the coding sequence ATGACCGAGACCACGCCCGCCTGGCTGTCCACGGACGAGCTGGAGTCGACCCGCGCCCGCATGCCCATCCTGTACGTCGACGCCGTACCCGTGCGGGTCGACGACAGCGGCGAGGTCACCCATGTCGGGCTCCTGCTGCGGATCGGGCCGGACGGCACGGTCAGCAGAACGCTGGTCTCAGGCCGCGTGCTGCACCACGAACGGGTACGGGACGCCCTGCTGCGCCACCTGGAGAAGGACCTCGGCCCGGTGGCGCTGCCCCGGGTGCCGGCCTCCCCGCAGCCGTTCACCGTGGCCGAGTACTTCCCCACACCCGGCATCACGCCCTACCACGACCCCCGGCAGCACGCGGTCTCCCTCGCCTACGTGGTGCCGGTGGCCGGCGACTGCCGCCCGCGCCAGGACGCCCTGGACCTGGTGTGGTTCACCCCGCAGGAGGCCGCCTCCCCGCAGGTGCAGCTGGAGATGCCGGGCGGCCACGGGGTGCTGCTCAAGCAGGCGCTGGCCCACGTGGGCTGCCTGTCCTGA
- a CDS encoding MFS transporter encodes MPEEDHPETATVAASLLAAVGLLVRRMRQVPVADELTMPQRAALARLDRGGPATSAELARQEQISAQSMGATTAVLQERGLVERRSDPADGRRIVLAVTDAGAQALRDKRNARAEQLRRVLDAEFSAEELARLAATGPLLERLARHLGPEAGMDAAPRPTAGPPRVVPPAARTGRPPGRDMNPAGKAAPGRNTSTRADSYKWKALVNTTAAMFMSTLDGSIVLIALPAIFRGVHLDPLAPGNIAYLLWMIMGYRLVQAVLVVSVGRLGDMFGRVRIYNSGFAVFTAASVLLSFDPLDGGKGALWLIGWRVLQAAGGSMLAANSAAILTDAFPSEQRGFALGINQVAGLAGQFVGLVAGGLLAALDWRAVFWVNVPVGVFGTVWAYRTLRDDGRRGGGRIDWWGNVTFGVGLSSVLVAVTYGLQPYGGHTMGWTNPLVVGLLVGGLALLAAFVVVERRVSAPMIQLRLFRLRAFTAGNLAGLFMSIGRGGLQFVLIVWLQGIWLPLHGYDYARTPLWAGVFMLPLTAGFLLAGPVSGYLSDRLGSRGLATGGALLFGASFLGLMALPIDFAYWGFALLIAVNGIASGMFASPNSSSIMGSVPAAERGVASGMRSTFQNTGTAVSIGVFFSLMIAGLAGSLPHTLTAGLRAQGVSPAVAAHVGSLPPVSSLFAAQLGVNPVKHLLEPGGTLASLTPAQQQALTGREFFPNLISGPFHTGLVAVFAFAAALALLSGIASLLRGGRPTTPADGTGSTGGPGTAVGSGAAGRSGASGEGDGTRAGAAGAEPAGGGGGAG; translated from the coding sequence ATGCCTGAAGAGGATCACCCCGAGACCGCGACCGTCGCCGCCTCGCTGCTCGCCGCCGTCGGGCTGCTGGTGCGGCGGATGCGGCAGGTGCCGGTGGCGGACGAACTGACCATGCCGCAGCGCGCGGCGCTGGCTCGGCTGGACCGGGGCGGCCCGGCGACCTCGGCCGAGCTCGCCCGGCAGGAGCAGATCAGCGCGCAGTCGATGGGAGCGACGACGGCGGTGCTCCAGGAGCGCGGGCTCGTGGAGCGCCGCTCGGACCCGGCGGACGGCCGGCGGATCGTGCTCGCGGTCACCGACGCGGGCGCCCAGGCCCTGCGGGACAAGCGCAACGCCCGCGCCGAGCAGCTGCGGCGGGTGCTGGACGCGGAGTTCTCCGCCGAGGAGCTGGCCCGGCTGGCCGCCACGGGGCCGCTGCTCGAACGGCTGGCCCGGCACCTCGGCCCCGAGGCGGGCATGGACGCCGCTCCCCGGCCCACCGCCGGCCCGCCCCGGGTGGTCCCGCCGGCGGCGCGGACGGGCCGGCCGCCGGGGCGCGACATGAACCCGGCGGGCAAGGCCGCCCCCGGCCGGAACACGAGCACCCGGGCGGACAGCTACAAGTGGAAGGCGCTGGTCAACACCACCGCCGCGATGTTCATGTCGACGCTCGACGGCTCGATCGTGCTCATCGCCCTGCCGGCCATCTTCCGCGGCGTGCACCTGGACCCGCTGGCCCCGGGCAACATCGCCTACCTGCTGTGGATGATCATGGGCTACCGGCTGGTGCAGGCCGTGCTGGTGGTGTCCGTCGGCCGGCTCGGCGACATGTTCGGCCGGGTGCGGATCTACAACTCGGGCTTCGCGGTCTTCACCGCCGCCTCCGTACTGCTCTCCTTCGACCCGTTGGACGGCGGCAAGGGCGCCCTGTGGCTGATCGGCTGGCGGGTGCTCCAGGCGGCCGGCGGGTCGATGCTCGCCGCGAACTCGGCCGCGATCCTCACCGACGCCTTCCCGTCCGAGCAGCGCGGGTTCGCCCTCGGCATCAACCAGGTCGCCGGACTGGCCGGCCAGTTCGTCGGCCTGGTGGCCGGCGGCCTGCTCGCCGCGCTGGACTGGCGGGCGGTGTTCTGGGTGAACGTGCCGGTCGGCGTCTTCGGCACCGTGTGGGCGTACCGCACGCTGCGCGACGACGGGCGGCGCGGCGGCGGCCGCATCGACTGGTGGGGCAACGTCACCTTCGGCGTCGGCCTCAGCTCGGTGCTGGTCGCGGTGACCTACGGCCTCCAGCCCTACGGCGGCCACACCATGGGCTGGACCAACCCGCTGGTGGTGGGCCTGCTGGTGGGCGGTCTGGCGCTGCTGGCGGCCTTCGTCGTGGTGGAGCGGCGGGTCTCGGCCCCGATGATCCAGCTGCGGCTGTTCCGGCTGCGGGCATTCACCGCGGGAAACCTCGCCGGGCTGTTCATGTCGATCGGGCGCGGCGGACTGCAGTTCGTGCTGATCGTCTGGCTCCAGGGCATCTGGCTGCCGCTGCACGGCTACGACTACGCGCGGACCCCGCTGTGGGCGGGCGTGTTCATGCTGCCGCTGACCGCGGGCTTCCTGCTGGCCGGCCCGGTCTCCGGGTACCTGTCCGACCGGCTGGGCTCGCGCGGCCTGGCGACCGGCGGGGCGCTGCTTTTCGGCGCGAGCTTCCTTGGGCTGATGGCGCTGCCGATCGACTTCGCGTACTGGGGGTTCGCGCTGCTGATCGCGGTCAACGGGATAGCCAGCGGCATGTTCGCCTCGCCCAACTCCTCCTCGATCATGGGCAGCGTGCCGGCCGCCGAGCGCGGGGTGGCGTCGGGGATGCGGTCCACCTTCCAGAACACCGGCACCGCCGTGTCGATCGGCGTGTTCTTCTCCCTGATGATCGCCGGCCTGGCCGGCAGCCTGCCGCACACCCTCACCGCGGGGCTGCGCGCCCAGGGCGTGTCGCCGGCCGTGGCGGCGCACGTCGGCTCGCTGCCGCCGGTGTCGTCGCTGTTCGCCGCGCAGTTGGGCGTCAACCCGGTGAAGCACCTGCTGGAGCCGGGCGGCACGCTGGCATCGCTCACGCCCGCGCAGCAACAGGCCCTCACCGGGCGGGAGTTCTTCCCGAACCTCATCTCCGGGCCGTTCCACACCGGACTGGTGGCGGTCTTCGCCTTCGCGGCGGCGCTGGCACTGCTGTCCGGCATCGCCTCCCTGCTGCGCGGTGGCCGGCCCACCACCCCCGCCGACGGGACGGGCTCAACGGGCGGCCCCGGCACGGCCGTCGGGTCCGGCGCCGCGGGCCGGTCCGGCGCGAGCGGCGAGGGCGACGGCACCCGGGCCGGAGCGGCGGGCGCCGAGCCGGCGGGCGGGGGCGGTGGAGCGGGGTGA